One window from the genome of Bartonella sp. WD16.2 encodes:
- a CDS encoding UDP-N-acetylmuramoyl-L-alanyl-D-glutamate--2,6-diaminopimelate ligase has translation MFLGALFTECSEDSCLSSIEITGISSDSRQVLPGYVFVALQGNQGDGRQYINDAIKRGARVIVTDYDCVLKGLCVPVLRVVDVRHSLAIAAARFYGTQPEIVTAVTGTSGKTSVVFFVRQIWKHVGFCAASIGTVGVVSPKRNDYGSLTTPDPVMLQRLLCEIAGEGVTHAALEASSHGLDQSRLDGVRLAAAAFTNLGRDHMDYHTCVEDYLRAKMRLFDTLLPCDAPAIIFADDVYSQKVIEHVTQAGRPILTVGRKGQFITINRIEHQRLKQSVECRMGNDIYTFDLPLAGEFQVTNALMAAGLAIATNVPPSSVFRSLKKLQGAPGRLELVGNTKDNAFVYVDYAHKPEALEQVLLSVRPFTLGRLILVFGCGGDRDQGKRSLMGKIATSKADIVIVTDDNPRTEDPAKIRKDILQAASGAMEIADRGEAIDYAVRLLEAGDTLIIAGKGHENGQIIGKTTYPFSDHLRAVSALKEQNK, from the coding sequence ATGTTTCTTGGAGCATTGTTTACAGAATGTAGTGAAGATAGTTGCCTTTCTTCAATTGAAATTACGGGAATAAGTTCAGATTCTCGACAAGTATTGCCGGGTTATGTTTTTGTGGCTCTTCAAGGGAATCAGGGTGATGGTAGGCAATATATAAACGACGCTATAAAGCGTGGTGCACGGGTAATAGTTACAGATTATGATTGCGTCCTTAAGGGGTTATGTGTTCCGGTTTTGCGTGTTGTAGATGTGCGCCATAGCTTAGCCATTGCAGCTGCACGTTTTTATGGTACTCAGCCTGAAATTGTAACAGCTGTTACAGGAACAAGTGGTAAAACATCGGTTGTGTTTTTTGTTAGGCAAATTTGGAAGCATGTTGGATTTTGTGCGGCTAGCATAGGGACGGTTGGTGTTGTTTCACCTAAGCGTAATGATTATGGTTCTCTCACAACACCTGATCCGGTAATGTTGCAGCGTTTGTTGTGTGAAATTGCTGGTGAAGGTGTTACGCATGCAGCACTTGAAGCTTCTTCGCATGGTCTTGATCAGAGTCGACTTGATGGGGTGCGTTTGGCAGCGGCAGCTTTCACTAATTTAGGGCGCGATCATATGGATTATCACACGTGTGTGGAAGATTATTTACGTGCTAAAATGAGATTGTTTGATACGCTTTTACCATGTGATGCGCCCGCTATTATTTTTGCGGATGATGTTTATTCACAAAAAGTGATTGAGCATGTTACACAAGCAGGGCGCCCAATATTAACGGTTGGACGTAAGGGTCAGTTTATTACAATTAATCGTATTGAGCATCAGCGGTTAAAACAAAGTGTTGAGTGTCGGATGGGAAACGATATTTACACATTTGATTTGCCTCTTGCGGGGGAATTTCAAGTGACTAATGCACTTATGGCTGCAGGTTTAGCAATTGCGACAAATGTACCTCCCAGTAGTGTTTTTCGCTCTTTGAAAAAATTGCAAGGAGCACCTGGCCGGTTAGAATTGGTCGGAAATACGAAAGATAATGCATTTGTTTATGTGGATTATGCTCATAAACCAGAGGCTTTAGAGCAGGTATTACTTTCTGTTCGCCCTTTTACATTAGGGCGTTTGATTCTTGTTTTTGGTTGTGGGGGTGATCGTGATCAGGGCAAAAGATCCTTGATGGGAAAAATTGCAACAAGCAAAGCTGATATTGTTATTGTTACTGATGATAATCCTCGCACGGAGGATCCTGCGAAAATTCGAAAAGATATTTTACAAGCAGCATCAGGAGCAATGGAAATAGCAGATCGTGGTGAAGCTATTGATTATGCAGTGAGATTACTTGAAGCTGGAGATACATTGATTATTGCTGGAAAAGGTCATGAAAATGGTCAAATTATAGGAAAGACAACGTATCCTTTTTCAGATCATTTAAGAGCAGTTTCTGCTTTGAAAGAACAAAATAAATGA
- a CDS encoding peptidoglycan D,D-transpeptidase FtsI family protein, with protein sequence MRLLLLFLRKKKLNNQLSNLDLPIYHSYFNRSRLIFSLLCFLILYGIMGKCLISYGLQGGQIEEAKGPGALQLAARPDIIDRNGRLLATDIETYSLFAEPRRVIDVDETIELISTVLPQLNWQETYKRLKKKSRFSWVQRGLTPTQKAQIMALGVPGIGFRTEVRRFYPGGPIASHILGMVNVDNQGIAGIEKYIDDTGLSVLRDAGLATEALLKPVQLSIDIRIQAIVRDELMKGMKRYKALAAGAVILNIHTGEVVAMVSVPDFDPGNPVDALKSDRLNRMTAGTFEMGSIIKSFTTAMALDSEVFHLNSLIDASKPIQISHSHFIRDFHGKNRLLTLWEVFVYSSNIGSAREALEIGVDGHRDFLKRLGLLDRMTIELPEVANPVLPRRWRDIDSMTISFGHGMATTPLQTAVGTAALINGGLLIEPTFLKRTEGQVLQHAKQVLHPRTSQDMRYLYKLNSVIGSGRNAKVEGYRIGGKTGTAEKVENGKYSKIKNFNSFLAAFPMDNPSYVVLTIVDEPQPEEGKRSAVAAMNAAPMLANIIRRSASFLGIKSDLKKEYELTLSASNNSELFKTAVKN encoded by the coding sequence ATGCGATTATTGCTCCTGTTTTTGCGGAAAAAGAAATTAAATAACCAATTGAGTAATCTAGATCTTCCTATTTATCACTCATATTTTAATCGTTCACGATTGATTTTTTCTCTACTGTGTTTTCTTATTCTATACGGTATTATGGGGAAATGCCTTATTTCTTATGGGCTTCAAGGTGGACAGATTGAAGAAGCAAAAGGGCCTGGAGCATTACAGCTGGCTGCTCGACCTGATATTATTGATCGTAATGGGCGTTTATTGGCAACAGATATTGAAACTTACTCACTTTTTGCTGAACCACGCCGCGTTATTGATGTAGATGAAACAATTGAATTAATTTCAACAGTTTTACCCCAGCTCAACTGGCAAGAAACTTATAAACGCTTGAAAAAAAAGTCTCGTTTTTCTTGGGTCCAACGTGGGTTAACTCCAACACAAAAAGCGCAAATTATGGCGCTTGGTGTTCCAGGTATTGGTTTTCGTACTGAAGTACGTCGTTTTTATCCAGGTGGGCCTATAGCTTCGCATATTCTTGGTATGGTTAATGTTGATAATCAAGGCATAGCAGGCATAGAAAAATATATTGATGATACGGGTTTGAGTGTTCTTCGAGATGCCGGTCTTGCAACTGAAGCATTATTGAAACCAGTTCAACTTTCGATTGATATACGTATTCAGGCAATTGTGCGTGATGAGCTTATGAAGGGGATGAAGCGCTATAAAGCGCTTGCTGCAGGAGCTGTTATTTTGAACATCCACACCGGTGAGGTTGTTGCTATGGTATCTGTGCCTGATTTTGATCCTGGGAATCCTGTTGATGCTCTTAAAAGTGACCGCCTCAATCGGATGACAGCTGGAACTTTTGAAATGGGATCAATTATCAAAAGTTTTACTACTGCGATGGCGCTTGATTCAGAAGTTTTTCATTTAAATAGTCTCATTGATGCTTCAAAACCAATTCAAATAAGCCACAGTCATTTTATTCGTGATTTTCATGGAAAAAATCGTCTCTTAACGCTATGGGAGGTTTTTGTTTATTCTTCTAATATTGGCTCTGCTCGAGAGGCATTAGAAATAGGGGTTGATGGACATCGTGATTTTTTGAAACGACTTGGTTTACTTGATCGTATGACAATAGAATTACCTGAGGTTGCTAATCCTGTTTTGCCGCGTCGTTGGCGGGATATAGATTCTATGACAATTTCTTTTGGTCATGGTATGGCAACAACACCATTACAAACAGCGGTAGGGACAGCCGCTTTAATTAATGGTGGTTTGTTGATTGAACCCACATTTTTGAAGCGAACTGAAGGGCAAGTTTTGCAACATGCTAAACAAGTATTGCACCCCCGAACTAGCCAGGATATGCGCTACCTTTATAAGTTAAATAGTGTTATTGGTTCTGGGCGTAATGCAAAGGTGGAAGGTTATCGTATTGGCGGTAAGACAGGAACAGCTGAAAAAGTTGAAAATGGAAAATATTCTAAGATAAAGAATTTCAACAGTTTTCTTGCTGCTTTCCCTATGGATAATCCTTCTTACGTTGTTTTAACAATTGTTGATGAGCCTCAACCTGAAGAAGGTAAACGTTCAGCAGTGGCGGCAATGAATGCAGCGCCGATGCTTGCAAATATTATTCGTCGTTCAGCCAGTTTTCTTGGAATAAAATCAGATTTAAAAAAAGAATATGAGCTGACTTTAAGTGCAAGTAATAATTCTGAATTATTTAAGACAGCGGTAAAAAATTAA
- the ftsL gene encoding cell division protein FtsL yields the protein MTIFRTLDVVLVTIMICMAAITYKVKYDVQKQISEVYRLEREITAEKNMVRLLHAEWAMMIEPSRMQRLAEYYQKELNLEIIQPHQIVELKDVPARLYDQIDELIKKNTFEEDKAFLVKNHVSQNNNVIQKGVQ from the coding sequence ATGACAATTTTTCGTACATTGGATGTAGTTTTAGTAACTATTATGATTTGTATGGCAGCTATTACTTATAAGGTAAAATATGATGTCCAAAAACAAATTAGCGAGGTATACCGTCTTGAACGGGAAATTACAGCAGAAAAAAATATGGTAAGGCTTTTGCATGCTGAATGGGCTATGATGATAGAACCATCGCGTATGCAAAGACTTGCAGAATATTATCAAAAAGAGCTAAACTTAGAAATAATACAACCCCATCAGATTGTAGAATTGAAGGATGTTCCTGCACGTTTATATGATCAAATTGACGAATTAATTAAGAAAAATACTTTTGAAGAAGATAAGGCTTTTCTTGTTAAAAATCATGTTTCTCAGAATAATAACGTTATTCAAAAAGGTGTGCAGTAA
- the rsmH gene encoding 16S rRNA (cytosine(1402)-N(4))-methyltransferase RsmH, which yields MTGQSNETERHIPVLLQPVLAALAPLAGAKVIDGTFGAGGYTRALLDAGADVIALDRDPHAIREGQLLVDQFFPRLRLVQMEFSRLDCVVEEKVDAVILDIGVSSMQLDEAERGFSFQKDGPLDMRMAQTGLTASDFINSLKVNELSHIFKILGEERHADRIARMIEKRRRIRPFLRTCDLANAIEILVGRKPGDRIHPATRVFQALRIYVNDELGELTRGLFAAEKVLKAGGRLGVVSFHSLEDRIIKRFFSARSGEEGRSRYLPEIKSSPTTFLPLFKGVKTADEEELQKNPRARSAKLRVGVRTQEDVIKADMELFSLAEITSFKGSKK from the coding sequence TTGACAGGGCAGAGTAACGAAACTGAGCGCCATATTCCGGTATTGTTGCAGCCAGTTTTAGCTGCGCTTGCGCCATTAGCTGGGGCAAAGGTAATTGATGGTACCTTTGGTGCTGGTGGTTATACGCGTGCTTTGCTTGATGCGGGGGCAGATGTTATTGCTCTTGATCGTGATCCTCATGCAATCCGTGAGGGACAATTGCTTGTCGATCAATTTTTTCCACGTCTTCGTTTGGTGCAAATGGAATTTTCACGGTTGGATTGTGTGGTTGAAGAAAAAGTGGATGCAGTTATTCTTGATATTGGCGTATCTTCAATGCAGTTGGATGAAGCTGAACGGGGATTTTCTTTTCAAAAAGATGGTCCGCTAGATATGCGAATGGCACAGACTGGTTTGACAGCAAGTGATTTTATTAATTCTTTAAAAGTCAATGAATTATCACATATATTTAAGATATTAGGTGAAGAGCGTCATGCGGATCGAATTGCACGGATGATTGAAAAGCGTCGTCGTATTCGTCCTTTTTTGCGTACATGTGATCTTGCTAATGCTATTGAGATTTTAGTGGGTCGTAAACCAGGTGATCGTATTCATCCTGCGACGCGCGTGTTTCAGGCACTTCGTATTTATGTTAATGATGAGCTTGGTGAACTTACACGAGGTTTATTTGCTGCTGAAAAAGTTTTGAAAGCAGGGGGGCGTTTAGGAGTTGTTAGTTTTCATTCTCTTGAGGATCGCATAATAAAAAGATTTTTTTCTGCTCGTTCAGGAGAAGAAGGAAGATCACGCTATCTTCCTGAAATAAAATCTAGTCCAACAACATTTTTGCCTTTGTTTAAAGGTGTGAAGACTGCAGATGAAGAAGAATTACAAAAAAATCCTCGTGCACGTTCTGCAAAGTTACGTGTAGGTGTGCGTACTCAAGAAGATGTCATTAAAGCGGATATGGAATTGTTTAGTTTGGCAGAAATTACCAGTTTTAAAGGCAGTAAAAAATGA